The following are encoded together in the Nocardioides sp. Arc9.136 genome:
- a CDS encoding bifunctional UDP-sugar hydrolase/5'-nucleotidase, protein MPASRKRLVAPLGLGLAASTLVLIPAPAHAADVDITLLNINDFHGRIDENTTKFATTIEQARTDAGDANTLFLSAGDNIGASLFASSNKQDQPTIDVLNALDLAGSAVGNHEFDRGFADLEGRVQDAADFDYLGANVYTKGTTTPALDEYATYEVGGVTVGVIGVITEETPSLVSPAGISQLTFGDPVAAVNRVATQLSDGKADNGEADVLVAEYHEGAGAGTPEKATLEQEIAGGGVFADIVTKTSATVDVIFTGHTHKQYAWDAPVPGVAGKTRPVLQTGSYGENIGRVDLTVDDATGEVSAYTATNVARVATADTTLPRVAEVATIVDAALAEAAAIGNQPVGKITGDITTAFADGKRDDRASESTLGGLVANALRDGLSSIAEPDLGLTNPGGLRADLLFAGDAAKNPANTDGVVTFAEANAVLPFNNTVALVKLTGASLTKVLEQQWQTNADGTVPSRPYLQLGLSDNVRVVADPSKPAGQRITSVTVDGKPLDPAKTYTVSTLSFLATGGDNFRAFGEGTYTDTGLLDAELWRSYLAANSPIEPDFTQRQVFSTIPATVKPGTTVSFRVEKLGLTSRSVPADTQLTATLGGRTIGTFPVTDRAAQVELVVPASAKAGDVITLTSEQGAVLTTTVGKNAAELKATQPGKAVVGRAVKLKAAVTAGGRPATGSIKVFRFGKATTIKLGKNGKVAFTLKGYGKPGQKKVRIKYLGNDSTTSDTQVVKFRVSKK, encoded by the coding sequence ATGCCTGCATCCCGCAAGCGGCTGGTCGCACCCCTGGGTCTCGGGCTCGCCGCCTCGACCCTCGTGCTCATCCCCGCCCCCGCCCACGCCGCCGACGTCGACATCACCCTGCTCAACATCAACGACTTCCACGGTCGCATCGACGAGAACACCACCAAGTTCGCGACCACGATCGAGCAGGCCCGGACCGACGCGGGGGACGCGAACACGCTCTTCCTCTCGGCCGGCGACAACATCGGCGCCTCGCTGTTCGCCTCGTCGAACAAGCAGGACCAGCCGACGATCGACGTGCTGAACGCCCTCGACCTCGCCGGGTCCGCCGTGGGCAACCACGAGTTCGACCGCGGCTTCGCCGACCTCGAGGGACGCGTGCAGGACGCCGCCGACTTCGACTACCTCGGTGCGAACGTCTACACCAAGGGCACGACCACCCCGGCGCTCGACGAGTACGCCACCTACGAGGTCGGCGGCGTCACCGTCGGCGTGATCGGCGTGATCACCGAGGAGACCCCGTCCCTGGTGAGCCCGGCCGGGATCTCCCAGCTGACCTTCGGTGACCCGGTCGCCGCGGTGAACCGCGTGGCCACCCAGCTCTCCGACGGCAAGGCCGACAACGGCGAGGCCGACGTCCTGGTGGCGGAGTACCACGAGGGCGCCGGCGCCGGCACCCCGGAGAAGGCGACCCTCGAGCAGGAGATCGCGGGCGGCGGTGTCTTCGCCGACATCGTCACCAAGACCTCGGCCACGGTCGACGTCATCTTCACCGGTCACACCCACAAGCAGTACGCCTGGGACGCCCCCGTCCCCGGCGTGGCGGGCAAGACCCGGCCGGTCCTGCAGACCGGCTCCTACGGCGAGAACATCGGTCGGGTCGACCTGACCGTCGACGACGCCACCGGTGAGGTCTCGGCGTACACCGCGACGAACGTCGCGCGCGTCGCCACCGCGGACACCACCCTCCCGCGGGTCGCGGAGGTCGCCACGATCGTCGACGCCGCGCTCGCGGAGGCCGCCGCGATCGGCAACCAGCCGGTCGGGAAGATCACCGGCGACATCACGACCGCGTTCGCCGACGGCAAGCGCGACGACCGCGCCTCGGAGTCCACCCTCGGTGGACTGGTCGCCAACGCCCTGCGCGACGGCCTCTCCTCCATCGCGGAGCCGGACCTTGGCCTGACCAACCCCGGCGGCCTGCGCGCGGACCTGCTGTTCGCCGGCGACGCCGCGAAGAACCCCGCGAACACCGACGGCGTGGTCACGTTCGCCGAGGCCAACGCGGTGCTGCCGTTCAACAACACCGTCGCGCTGGTCAAGCTGACCGGCGCCTCGCTGACCAAGGTCCTCGAGCAGCAGTGGCAGACCAACGCCGACGGCACCGTGCCCTCGCGGCCTTACCTGCAGCTGGGGCTGTCGGACAACGTCCGCGTCGTCGCCGACCCCTCCAAGCCGGCCGGCCAGCGGATCACCTCGGTCACCGTCGACGGCAAGCCGCTCGACCCGGCGAAGACCTACACGGTCTCGACCCTGTCGTTCCTCGCCACCGGTGGTGACAACTTCCGTGCCTTCGGTGAGGGCACCTACACCGACACCGGCCTCCTCGACGCCGAGCTGTGGCGCAGCTACCTCGCCGCGAACTCGCCGATCGAGCCCGACTTCACCCAGCGCCAGGTCTTCTCGACCATCCCCGCGACCGTGAAGCCCGGCACGACGGTCTCGTTCCGCGTCGAGAAGCTCGGTCTCACCTCGCGCAGCGTCCCGGCGGACACCCAGCTGACCGCCACCCTCGGCGGCAGGACCATCGGCACCTTCCCGGTCACCGACCGGGCCGCCCAGGTCGAGCTCGTCGTCCCCGCGTCGGCCAAGGCCGGTGACGTCATCACGCTCACCAGCGAGCAGGGTGCCGTGCTGACCACCACGGTCGGCAAGAACGCCGCCGAGCTCAAGGCGACCCAGCCGGGCAAGGCCGTCGTCGGCCGGGCCGTGAAGCTCAAGGCCGCCGTCACCGCCGGCGGCCGACCGGCCACCGGGTCGATCAAGGTCTTCCGCTTCGGCAAGGCCACGACCATCAAGCTCGGCAAGAACGGCAAGGTCGCGTTCACGCTGAAGGGCTACGGCAAGCCGGGCCAGAAGAAGGTGCGCATCAAGTACCTCGGCAACGACAGCACGACGTCCGACACCCAGGTCGTGAAGTTCCGGGTCAGCAAGAAGTGA
- the pgsA gene encoding CDP-diacylglycerol--glycerol-3-phosphate 3-phosphatidyltransferase: protein MTETQPQVSNLNLPNVLTTLRIVMVPFFGWAMLVDGGDSILWRCVAYGLFVVAMITDKIDGDIARARNLVTDFGKIADPIADKAITGMAFIGLSITGDIWWWVTIVVLAREWSVTLLRLSVAKRVVIAAADLGKLKTTVQAIALGALVLPLRDPDLPEALEVPGEVVFYLAQALLVVAVVLTLWSGYEFFRDVWKQRRTLRTAAR from the coding sequence ATGACCGAGACCCAGCCCCAGGTGTCGAACCTGAACCTGCCCAACGTGCTGACCACGCTGCGGATCGTGATGGTGCCGTTCTTCGGCTGGGCCATGCTCGTCGACGGCGGCGACTCGATCCTGTGGCGCTGCGTGGCCTACGGGCTGTTCGTCGTCGCGATGATCACCGACAAGATCGACGGTGACATCGCCCGCGCCCGCAACCTCGTCACCGACTTCGGCAAGATCGCCGACCCGATCGCCGACAAGGCGATCACCGGTATGGCGTTCATCGGCCTCTCCATCACCGGTGACATCTGGTGGTGGGTCACGATCGTGGTGCTCGCCCGGGAGTGGAGCGTGACGCTCCTGCGCCTCTCCGTCGCCAAGCGCGTCGTCATCGCCGCAGCCGACCTCGGCAAGCTCAAGACCACCGTGCAGGCCATCGCGCTCGGCGCGCTGGTGCTGCCGCTGCGCGACCCCGACCTCCCCGAGGCGCTCGAGGTCCCCGGCGAGGTCGTGTTCTACCTCGCCCAGGCCCTGCTGGTCGTCGCCGTCGTGCTGACCCTCTGGTCGGGCTACGAGTTCTTCCGCGACGTCTGGAAGCAGCGCCGCACCCTCCGCACCGCCGCGCGCTGA